One segment of Mycobacteriales bacterium DNA contains the following:
- a CDS encoding STAS domain-containing protein — MAFAIEAERSGPHVVLAVSGEVDIATAPALRERLADVLATRADVVVDLADVPFMDSTGLGVLVASYNRAVAAGRRLVVARPQQIVRNALRLVQVDTVIDVYDSLDAAVAATRG; from the coding sequence ATGGCGTTCGCGATCGAGGCGGAGAGGTCGGGCCCGCACGTCGTGCTCGCCGTCTCCGGCGAGGTCGACATCGCGACCGCCCCCGCGCTGCGCGAACGCCTCGCCGACGTCCTCGCCACCCGCGCCGACGTCGTCGTGGACCTGGCCGACGTGCCGTTCATGGACTCCACCGGGCTCGGCGTCCTCGTCGCCTCGTACAACCGCGCCGTCGCGGCCGGCCGCCGGCTCGTCGTCGCCCGGCCGCAGCAGATCGTCCGCAACGCCCTGCGCCTGGTGCAGGTCGACACCGTCATCGACGTGTACGACTCCCTCGACGCGGCCGTCGCCGCGACCCGCGGCTAG
- the thrS gene encoding threonine--tRNA ligase, giving the protein MADIRLTLDGSPLVVEAGTTAGGALKEAGVKAVAVKDASDDLHDLSWPVEDGAALTSVPLASPEGRHILRHSAAHVMAQAVTDLFPDAKFAIGPPVQDGFYYDFDVAKPFTPEDVERIEARMREIVAANQRFSRRVVTPEEAKELFASQPYKLEIIERAQAGAVEGEETVDAAGPEITVYDNEGGFTDLCRGPHLPNTRAIPAFKLMRTAAAYWRGDEKNRQLQRVYGTAWESKEALAEHLHRLEEAEKRDHRKLGVELDLFSFPDEIGSGLAVFHPKGGTVRRVMEEYSRQRHLEAGYEFVNTPHITKQALFEESGHLQSFADGIFPPMRMEGASYYLKPMNCPFHILIYRARGRSYRELPLRLFEFGTVYRYEKSGVIHGLTRVRGLTMDDSHIFCTREQMAGELRNLLTFVLDLLRDYGLSDFYLELSTRGTSEKFLGTDEEWAEATNALAEAAAESGLELVPDPGGAAFYGPKISVQARDAIGRTWQMSTIQVDFQLPQRFGLEYQSAQNTRERPIMIHRALFGSVERFFGVLTEHYAGAFPAWLAPVQVVGIPIAERHEEYLRDLVARLKANGVRAELDASDERMQNKIRRAQEQKVPFMLVAGDRDVEAGAVSFRYRNGDERRGVPVDDAVAEIVAVVTQRLVEPDALRPAP; this is encoded by the coding sequence GTGGCCGACATCCGCCTGACCCTCGACGGCTCGCCGCTCGTGGTGGAGGCCGGGACGACGGCCGGTGGCGCGCTCAAGGAGGCGGGGGTCAAGGCGGTCGCGGTGAAGGACGCGAGCGACGACCTGCACGACCTGAGCTGGCCGGTCGAGGACGGGGCGGCGCTCACCTCGGTCCCGCTCGCGTCGCCGGAGGGCCGGCACATCCTGCGGCACTCGGCCGCGCACGTCATGGCGCAGGCGGTCACCGACCTGTTCCCGGACGCGAAGTTCGCGATCGGCCCGCCGGTGCAGGACGGCTTCTACTACGACTTCGACGTGGCGAAGCCGTTCACCCCGGAGGACGTCGAACGCATCGAGGCGCGGATGCGCGAGATCGTCGCCGCCAACCAGCGGTTCTCCCGCCGCGTCGTGACCCCGGAGGAGGCGAAGGAGCTCTTCGCCTCCCAGCCGTACAAGCTGGAGATCATCGAACGCGCCCAGGCCGGCGCCGTCGAGGGCGAGGAGACCGTCGACGCCGCCGGTCCCGAGATCACCGTCTACGACAACGAGGGCGGGTTCACCGACCTCTGCCGCGGTCCGCACCTGCCCAACACCCGGGCCATCCCGGCGTTCAAGCTGATGCGCACCGCGGCGGCGTACTGGCGCGGCGACGAGAAGAACCGCCAGCTCCAGCGCGTCTACGGCACCGCCTGGGAGTCGAAGGAGGCGCTCGCCGAGCACCTGCACCGGCTCGAGGAGGCGGAGAAGCGCGACCACCGCAAGCTCGGCGTCGAGCTGGACCTGTTCTCGTTCCCGGACGAGATCGGCAGCGGGCTCGCCGTCTTCCACCCCAAGGGCGGCACCGTCCGCCGGGTGATGGAGGAGTACAGCCGGCAGCGGCACCTCGAGGCCGGCTACGAGTTCGTCAACACCCCGCACATCACCAAGCAGGCGCTGTTCGAGGAGTCGGGCCACCTCCAGTCGTTCGCCGACGGGATCTTCCCGCCGATGCGGATGGAGGGCGCCAGCTACTACCTCAAGCCGATGAACTGCCCGTTCCACATCCTCATCTACCGGGCGCGCGGGCGGTCCTACCGGGAGCTGCCGCTGCGGCTGTTTGAGTTCGGCACCGTCTACCGGTACGAGAAGTCCGGCGTCATCCACGGCCTGACCCGCGTCCGCGGCCTGACCATGGACGACTCGCACATCTTCTGCACCCGCGAGCAGATGGCGGGCGAGCTGCGGAACCTGCTGACCTTCGTGCTCGACCTGCTCCGCGACTACGGCCTCTCCGACTTCTACCTGGAGCTGTCCACCCGCGGCACCTCGGAGAAGTTCCTCGGCACCGACGAGGAGTGGGCGGAGGCCACCAACGCGCTCGCCGAGGCCGCGGCCGAGTCCGGCCTGGAGCTGGTGCCCGACCCGGGCGGCGCGGCGTTCTACGGCCCGAAGATCAGCGTGCAGGCGCGCGACGCGATCGGGCGCACCTGGCAGATGTCGACCATCCAGGTCGACTTCCAGCTCCCGCAGCGGTTCGGGCTGGAGTACCAGTCCGCGCAGAACACCCGCGAGCGGCCGATCATGATCCACCGCGCGCTGTTCGGGTCGGTGGAGCGGTTCTTTGGTGTGCTCACCGAGCACTACGCGGGCGCGTTCCCGGCGTGGCTGGCGCCGGTGCAGGTCGTCGGCATCCCCATCGCCGAACGCCACGAGGAGTACCTGCGCGACCTCGTCGCCCGCCTCAAGGCCAACGGCGTCCGCGCCGAGCTGGACGCCTCCGACGAGCGGATGCAGAACAAGATCCGGCGCGCGCAGGAGCAGAAGGTGCCGTTCATGCTCGTGGCGGGCGACCGGGACGTCGAGGCGGGCGCGGTGTCGTTCCGGTACCGCAACGGCGACGAGCGCCGCGGCGTGCCCGTCGACGACGCGGTCGCCGAGATCGTCGCCGTCGTGACGCAGCGCCTGGTCGAGCCGGACGCGCTGCGCCCGGCGCCGTGA
- a CDS encoding HIT domain-containing protein, giving the protein MTGPVEQPGAGEPDPFQRLWAPDRLSYVTREKDDGCPFCRVPTLSDEDGLVLRRGATAYAVLNLYPYNPGHLMLVPYRHVADYAELTAAEIAELGALTQAALAALRAASGAQGFNVGLNLGGVAGAGIAAHLHQHVVPRWGGDTNFMPVVGHTRVLPQLLRQTREMLAEAWPE; this is encoded by the coding sequence GTGACCGGGCCGGTCGAGCAGCCGGGCGCGGGGGAGCCGGACCCGTTCCAGCGGCTCTGGGCGCCGGACCGGCTGTCGTACGTCACGCGCGAGAAGGACGACGGCTGCCCGTTCTGCCGCGTCCCCACGCTCTCCGACGAGGACGGGCTGGTGCTGCGGCGCGGCGCCACCGCGTACGCGGTGCTCAACCTCTACCCGTACAACCCCGGGCACCTGATGCTGGTGCCGTACCGGCACGTCGCCGACTACGCCGAGCTGACGGCGGCGGAGATCGCCGAGCTCGGCGCGCTGACCCAGGCCGCGCTGGCGGCGTTGCGGGCGGCGTCGGGCGCGCAGGGGTTCAACGTCGGCCTCAACCTCGGCGGCGTCGCCGGCGCCGGCATCGCGGCGCACCTGCACCAGCACGTCGTGCCGCGCTGGGGCGGCGACACGAACTTCATGCCGGTGGTCGGCCACACCCGGGTGCTGCCGCAGCTGCTCCGGCAGACCCGCGAGATGCTCGCGGAGGCGTGGCCGGAGTAG
- a CDS encoding elongation factor G-like protein EF-G2 codes for MTLTPGNVRNVVLVGHSGAGKTTLVEALLVATGALSRAGRVEDGTTVTDFDDAEIRQHRSVSLALAPIEHNGVKVNLLDAPGYADFVGDLRAGLRGADAALFVVSAVDGIDGATRMIWDECAAVGMPRAIVVSKLDRDRADFEETVALCQRVFGDGVLPLYLPLHTDDEHVGGVIGLLSQKIFDYSSGSRVERDPDPEHLPLIADARNALIEGVIAESEDETLMDRYLGGEDIDTKVLVDDLETAVARGSFYPVLATAATTGLGMAELLEVLTSAFPSPLEHPLPVVTSPNGDPKGPLSCDPAGPLAAEVIKTTTDPYVGRISLVRVFSGTLRPETVVHVSGHGLADRGHEDHDVDERVGALSSPLGKTQRPVTECIAGDICAIAKLQRAETGDTLSGKDDPLLIEPWEMPEPLLPVAIQAKTKTDEDKLGTGLNRIVAEDPTVRLERNAETHQLVLWTMGEAHADVLLDRLKTKYGVEVEKVELRVPLRETFQGQAQGHGRHVKQSGGHGQFAVCDITVEPLESGGGFEFVDKIFGGAVPGQFIPSVEKGVRAQMEKGVAAGYPVVDVRVTLTDGKAHSVDSSDMAFQIAGGLALKEAAKAGSVALLEPVLELSVMVPDEYVGAVMSDLSGRRGRVSGTEPVGTGRTLVRAEVPETEVVRYAIDLRSLSHGTGSFTRRYARHEPMPANLAQKFLAAAAKE; via the coding sequence GTGACGCTCACGCCCGGCAATGTGCGCAACGTGGTGCTGGTCGGACACTCCGGCGCCGGCAAGACGACGCTGGTCGAGGCCCTCCTCGTGGCGACCGGGGCGCTGAGCCGCGCCGGCCGCGTCGAGGACGGCACCACGGTGACCGACTTCGACGACGCGGAGATCCGCCAGCACCGGTCCGTCTCGCTCGCGCTCGCCCCGATCGAGCACAACGGCGTCAAGGTCAACCTGCTCGACGCCCCCGGCTACGCCGACTTCGTCGGCGACCTGCGGGCGGGGCTGCGCGGCGCCGACGCGGCGCTGTTCGTCGTCAGCGCGGTCGACGGCATCGACGGCGCCACCCGGATGATCTGGGACGAGTGCGCGGCGGTCGGCATGCCGCGCGCGATCGTGGTCTCCAAGCTCGACCGGGACCGCGCCGACTTCGAGGAGACGGTGGCGCTCTGCCAGCGGGTGTTCGGCGACGGCGTGCTGCCGCTGTACCTGCCGCTGCACACCGACGACGAGCACGTCGGCGGCGTCATCGGCCTGCTCAGCCAGAAGATCTTCGACTACTCGTCCGGCTCCCGCGTCGAGCGCGACCCCGACCCGGAGCACCTGCCGCTCATCGCCGACGCCCGCAACGCGCTCATCGAGGGCGTCATCGCGGAGTCCGAGGACGAGACGCTGATGGACCGCTACCTCGGCGGCGAGGACATCGACACCAAGGTCCTCGTGGACGACCTGGAGACGGCGGTCGCGCGCGGCTCGTTCTACCCGGTGCTCGCGACGGCGGCGACCACCGGGCTCGGCATGGCCGAGCTGCTGGAGGTGCTGACGAGCGCGTTCCCGTCGCCGCTGGAGCACCCGCTGCCGGTCGTGACCAGCCCGAACGGCGACCCGAAGGGGCCGCTGTCCTGCGACCCGGCCGGCCCGCTCGCCGCCGAGGTCATCAAGACCACCACCGACCCCTACGTCGGCCGCATCAGCCTGGTCCGCGTGTTCAGCGGGACGCTCCGCCCGGAGACGGTCGTGCACGTCTCCGGCCACGGCCTCGCCGACCGCGGCCACGAGGACCACGACGTGGACGAGCGGGTCGGCGCGCTGTCGTCGCCGCTCGGCAAGACGCAGCGCCCGGTCACCGAGTGCATCGCCGGCGACATCTGCGCCATCGCGAAGCTCCAGCGCGCCGAGACCGGCGACACGCTCTCCGGCAAGGACGACCCGCTGCTCATCGAGCCGTGGGAGATGCCGGAGCCGCTGCTGCCGGTCGCGATCCAGGCGAAGACGAAGACCGACGAGGACAAGCTCGGCACCGGCCTGAACCGCATCGTCGCCGAGGACCCGACCGTCCGCCTCGAACGCAACGCCGAGACGCACCAGCTCGTCCTCTGGACGATGGGCGAGGCGCACGCCGACGTCCTCCTCGACCGCCTCAAGACCAAGTACGGCGTCGAGGTCGAGAAGGTCGAGCTGCGGGTGCCGTTGCGGGAGACGTTCCAGGGGCAGGCGCAGGGGCACGGCCGGCACGTCAAGCAGTCCGGCGGGCACGGCCAGTTCGCCGTCTGCGACATCACGGTCGAGCCGCTGGAGTCGGGCGGCGGGTTCGAGTTCGTCGACAAGATCTTCGGCGGCGCGGTGCCGGGCCAGTTCATCCCGAGCGTCGAGAAGGGCGTGCGCGCGCAGATGGAGAAGGGCGTCGCCGCCGGCTACCCGGTGGTGGACGTGCGCGTGACCCTCACCGACGGCAAGGCGCACTCGGTCGACTCCTCCGACATGGCGTTCCAGATCGCGGGCGGGCTCGCGCTCAAGGAGGCCGCCAAGGCGGGGTCGGTGGCGCTGCTGGAGCCGGTGCTGGAGCTCTCGGTCATGGTGCCCGACGAGTACGTCGGCGCGGTGATGAGCGACCTGTCCGGCCGGCGCGGGCGGGTGTCCGGCACCGAGCCGGTCGGCACGGGCCGCACCCTGGTCCGCGCCGAGGTGCCGGAGACCGAGGTCGTCCGGTACGCCATCGACCTGCGGTCGCTCTCGCACGGCACCGGCTCCTTCACCCGCCGGTACGCGCGGCACGAGCCGATGCCCGCGAACCTCGCGCAGAAGTTCCTCGCGGCAGCCGCGAAGGAGTGA
- a CDS encoding SpoIIE family protein phosphatase → MFDLAALGLSDLVRISAMLRAPGEADSMEGAARAVVRFLHENLLDKATGERSCALVRCYRTQPYASLPDDLKAFADRSLRDDDDRSALRCLTLLATAGEEPDWNDRRRSAGHQAIPLPSPEVVARSPMIHRLIADLGLDVAQLAGGSASLLVDARPRPYNVFHVPVAEGSPYVPAQDDFVVPYGIRSVLGFGGLLPDGDLFAVILFSRTPISRETAEQFRSVTLAVGLAFLPHLSRVFDDTPATAAPPPLAEWRADALAHLLTVREEVILEQSLRLEQAFADLEDRARELSRSRAVLGESEARKAAILDAALDAVVTIDAGGTIVEFNPAAEQLFGRARAEAIGEPMPELLIPPRLRAAHHAGFGRHLATGEARILNTRVEIDALHASGREVPVELTVTRIDVEGPPMFTAHVRDLTSAKRTEAELRELADTLQAGLLPPRTPVVPWLDVATHYRAGGSGVRVGGDFYDVFKVGADEWGVIIGDVCGKGARAASLTALVRYTARAAAAHSAEPAEVVREMNAAVLDDEADDRYCSAVYARLRVAAGGVDVTACGGGHPSPIRVGAAGGAEAVPTGGQLVGLFEDYETGCVEVRLEPGDALVLYTDGVTEARSAAGELYGEERLRAVLAGHGGASAEALVDAVVRDLAEWTDQPGDDVALVALRATG, encoded by the coding sequence GTGTTCGACCTTGCGGCCCTCGGGCTGAGTGACCTCGTCCGGATCAGCGCGATGCTGCGCGCGCCGGGCGAGGCCGACTCGATGGAGGGCGCCGCCCGCGCCGTCGTGCGGTTCCTGCACGAGAACCTCCTCGACAAGGCCACCGGCGAACGCTCCTGCGCCCTGGTGCGCTGCTACCGCACCCAGCCGTACGCGAGCCTGCCGGACGACCTCAAGGCGTTCGCCGACCGGTCGCTGCGCGACGACGACGACCGCTCGGCGCTGCGCTGCCTCACCCTGCTCGCGACGGCGGGCGAGGAGCCGGACTGGAACGACCGCCGCCGCTCGGCCGGGCACCAGGCGATCCCGCTGCCGAGCCCGGAGGTGGTCGCCCGGTCGCCGATGATCCACCGGCTCATCGCCGACCTCGGGCTCGACGTCGCGCAGCTCGCCGGCGGGTCCGCGTCGCTGCTCGTCGACGCCCGCCCCCGGCCGTACAACGTGTTCCACGTGCCGGTGGCGGAGGGCAGCCCGTACGTGCCCGCGCAGGACGACTTCGTGGTGCCGTACGGCATCCGCTCGGTGCTCGGCTTCGGCGGGCTGCTGCCGGACGGCGACCTGTTCGCGGTGATCCTGTTCTCGCGGACGCCGATCTCGCGGGAGACCGCGGAGCAGTTCCGCTCGGTGACGCTCGCCGTCGGGCTGGCGTTCCTGCCGCACCTGTCGCGCGTGTTCGACGACACGCCCGCGACCGCCGCGCCGCCGCCGCTCGCGGAGTGGCGCGCGGACGCGCTCGCGCACCTGCTCACGGTCCGCGAGGAGGTGATCCTGGAGCAGTCGCTCCGCCTCGAGCAGGCGTTCGCCGACCTGGAGGACCGGGCGCGCGAGCTGTCCCGGTCGCGGGCGGTGCTGGGCGAGAGCGAGGCGCGGAAGGCGGCGATCCTCGACGCCGCGCTCGACGCCGTCGTGACGATCGACGCCGGCGGCACGATCGTGGAGTTCAACCCGGCGGCGGAGCAGCTCTTCGGGCGGGCGCGGGCCGAGGCCATCGGCGAGCCGATGCCCGAGCTGCTCATCCCGCCGCGGCTGCGCGCGGCGCACCACGCCGGCTTCGGCCGGCACCTCGCCACCGGCGAGGCGCGCATCCTCAACACCCGCGTCGAGATCGACGCGCTGCACGCCTCCGGCCGGGAGGTGCCCGTCGAGCTGACGGTGACGCGGATCGACGTCGAGGGCCCGCCGATGTTCACCGCGCACGTCCGCGACCTCACCTCGGCGAAGCGGACCGAGGCGGAGCTGCGCGAGCTGGCCGACACGTTGCAGGCCGGCCTGCTGCCGCCGCGCACGCCGGTCGTGCCGTGGCTGGACGTCGCGACGCACTACCGGGCGGGCGGCAGCGGCGTGCGGGTCGGCGGCGACTTCTACGACGTGTTCAAGGTCGGCGCCGACGAGTGGGGCGTCATCATCGGCGACGTCTGCGGCAAGGGCGCGCGGGCGGCGTCGCTGACCGCGCTGGTGCGCTACACCGCGCGCGCGGCCGCGGCGCACTCCGCCGAGCCCGCCGAGGTGGTCCGCGAGATGAACGCCGCGGTGCTCGACGACGAGGCGGACGACCGCTACTGCTCCGCCGTCTACGCCCGGCTGCGGGTCGCGGCCGGCGGCGTGGACGTCACGGCGTGCGGCGGCGGGCACCCGTCGCCGATCCGGGTCGGCGCGGCCGGCGGCGCGGAGGCCGTGCCGACGGGCGGGCAGCTCGTCGGGCTGTTCGAGGACTACGAGACAGGCTGCGTCGAGGTGCGGCTGGAGCCGGGCGACGCGCTGGTGCTCTACACCGACGGCGTCACGGAGGCGCGGTCAGCGGCCGGCGAGCTGTACGGCGAGGAGCGCCTGCGCGCCGTGCTCGCCGGGCACGGCGGGGCGTCCGCGGAGGCGCTCGTGGACGCGGTGGTGCGCGACCTGGCCGAGTGGACCGACCAGCCGGGCGACGACGTCGCGCTCGTCGCGCTGCGCGCCACGGGCTGA
- a CDS encoding CDP-alcohol phosphatidyltransferase family protein, producing MPPRFKASFFAPPLRALGRALARTPVTPDMITATALVGTVAGAACIATGHLVLGGFLCWGFAMLDSVDGSLARAKGITSPWGALLDSTCDRVADGAIFGALVLWFADREPALARLALFCLVSGVVVSYIRARAEGLGLTANVGFAERAERLIIVLVGVILGSWVPYVLAVCLWALAVLTVVTVAQRLVHVRRQLAVR from the coding sequence ATGCCCCCCAGGTTCAAGGCGTCGTTCTTCGCGCCGCCGTTGCGGGCGCTCGGGCGGGCGCTGGCGCGCACCCCGGTGACGCCCGACATGATCACGGCGACGGCGCTGGTGGGGACGGTCGCGGGCGCGGCGTGCATCGCCACCGGGCACCTGGTGCTGGGCGGGTTCCTCTGCTGGGGGTTCGCGATGCTGGACAGCGTCGACGGCTCGCTGGCGCGGGCGAAGGGGATCACCAGCCCGTGGGGGGCGCTGCTCGACTCGACGTGCGACCGGGTCGCCGACGGCGCGATCTTCGGGGCGCTGGTGCTGTGGTTCGCCGACCGGGAGCCGGCGCTCGCGCGGCTGGCGCTGTTCTGCCTGGTGTCCGGCGTGGTCGTGTCGTACATCCGGGCGCGCGCGGAGGGGCTGGGCCTGACGGCGAACGTCGGGTTCGCCGAGCGCGCCGAACGCCTGATCATCGTGCTGGTCGGCGTGATCCTCGGCTCGTGGGTGCCGTACGTGCTCGCGGTCTGCCTGTGGGCGCTCGCGGTGCTGACCGTCGTGACGGTCGCGCAACGGCTGGTCCACGTCCGCCGGCAGCTGGCGGTGCGGTGA
- a CDS encoding phosphatidylinositol mannoside acyltransferase: MTDRLVLLAYVAGWTLVKALPERLARRLFDAGADLAYRRRGKGVRRLESNLRRVLPPDADLAAVTKAGVRSYARYWLEAFRLPVLPKERIVADLTCLGEERLRAATTSGRGGVAVLPHMGNWDVAGAWASVTGMSFTTVAERLKPEGLFDRFVAFRESLGMEVVPLTGGDANPFDLLVDRLRAGGLVCLMGDRDLTARGVEVTFFGETAKMPAGPAALALKTGAALLPATLWYEGSRWFVRIHEEVPPSDVATMTQQVANAFEEGIREHPQDWHMLQRLWLADLDPAKSR, from the coding sequence GTGACCGACCGGCTGGTGCTGCTCGCCTACGTCGCGGGCTGGACGCTGGTGAAGGCGCTGCCGGAACGCCTGGCGCGCCGGCTCTTCGACGCCGGCGCGGACCTGGCGTACCGGCGACGCGGCAAGGGCGTGCGGCGGCTGGAGAGCAACCTGCGGCGCGTGCTGCCGCCGGACGCCGACCTGGCGGCGGTGACCAAGGCCGGCGTGCGGTCGTACGCGCGGTACTGGCTGGAGGCGTTCCGGCTGCCGGTGCTGCCGAAGGAGCGCATCGTCGCCGACCTGACCTGCCTCGGCGAGGAGCGCCTGCGCGCCGCGACGACCAGCGGGCGCGGCGGCGTCGCGGTGCTGCCGCACATGGGCAACTGGGACGTCGCCGGGGCGTGGGCGTCGGTGACCGGCATGTCGTTCACGACGGTGGCGGAACGGCTGAAGCCGGAGGGGCTGTTCGACCGGTTCGTGGCGTTCCGCGAGTCGCTCGGCATGGAGGTCGTGCCGCTGACCGGCGGCGACGCGAACCCGTTCGACCTGCTGGTCGACCGGCTGCGCGCGGGCGGCCTGGTCTGCCTGATGGGCGACCGCGACCTGACGGCGCGCGGCGTCGAGGTGACGTTCTTCGGCGAGACCGCGAAGATGCCGGCAGGGCCGGCCGCCCTGGCCCTCAAGACGGGGGCGGCGCTGCTGCCGGCGACGCTCTGGTACGAGGGCAGCCGGTGGTTCGTGCGCATCCACGAGGAGGTGCCGCCGAGCGACGTCGCGACGATGACGCAGCAGGTCGCGAACGCGTTCGAGGAGGGCATCCGCGAGCACCCGCAGGACTGGCACATGCTGCAACGCCTCTGGCTCGCCGACCTCGATCCGGCGAAGAGCCGATGA
- a CDS encoding glycosyltransferase family 4 protein → MRVGLVCPYTWDVPGGVQAHVRDLAETLLDLGHDVGVCTPADDDADLPPYVTSIGRAVPVPYNGSVARLSFGPLSATRVRRWLRQGEFDVLHIHEPFAPSASVLALWSARGPVVATFHASVERSRALLAAKSALTPALEKINARIAVSPAARRYVVEHLGGTVVLIPNGVSVARFSAAEPLPGWPGEGGAVGFLGRIDEPRKGLPVLLAAFERVVAERLGARLLVAGPGDVEDVRDALPAALRDRVTFLGLVSEEDKRRFFHSVDVYCAPNTGGESFGIVLIEAMAAGTPIVASDLDAFRRVLDEGDAGELFPNEDAEALAATLAGLLGDPVRRRAVARRGSALVRRYDWPAIAEAIVGVYETVAGEPVREEPE, encoded by the coding sequence ATGAGGGTCGGCCTGGTCTGCCCGTACACCTGGGACGTCCCGGGGGGCGTCCAGGCGCACGTGCGCGACCTGGCCGAGACGCTGCTCGACCTCGGCCACGACGTCGGCGTCTGCACGCCCGCCGACGACGACGCGGACCTGCCGCCGTACGTGACGAGCATCGGCCGCGCGGTGCCGGTGCCGTACAACGGGTCGGTGGCGCGGCTGTCGTTCGGGCCGCTGTCGGCGACCCGGGTGCGGCGGTGGCTGCGGCAGGGCGAGTTCGACGTGCTGCACATCCACGAGCCGTTCGCGCCGAGCGCGTCGGTGCTGGCGCTGTGGTCGGCGCGCGGGCCGGTCGTCGCGACGTTCCACGCGAGCGTCGAACGCAGCCGGGCGCTGCTCGCCGCGAAGTCCGCGCTGACGCCCGCGCTGGAGAAGATCAACGCCCGCATCGCGGTCAGCCCGGCCGCCCGCCGGTACGTCGTGGAGCACCTCGGCGGGACCGTCGTGCTGATCCCCAACGGCGTCTCCGTCGCGCGGTTCTCCGCCGCCGAGCCGCTGCCGGGGTGGCCGGGGGAGGGCGGCGCCGTCGGCTTCCTCGGGCGGATCGACGAGCCGCGCAAGGGGCTGCCGGTGCTGCTGGCGGCGTTCGAGCGGGTGGTCGCGGAACGCCTGGGCGCGCGGCTGCTGGTCGCCGGCCCCGGCGACGTCGAGGACGTGCGTGACGCGCTGCCGGCCGCGCTGCGGGACCGGGTGACGTTCCTCGGGCTGGTGTCCGAGGAGGACAAGCGGCGGTTCTTCCACTCGGTCGACGTCTACTGCGCGCCGAACACCGGCGGCGAGTCGTTCGGCATCGTGCTGATCGAGGCGATGGCGGCGGGGACGCCGATCGTCGCGTCGGACCTGGACGCGTTCCGCCGGGTGCTGGACGAGGGGGACGCGGGGGAGCTGTTCCCGAACGAGGACGCGGAGGCGCTGGCGGCCACGCTGGCGGGGCTGCTCGGCGACCCGGTGCGACGGCGGGCGGTGGCCCGGCGCGGGTCGGCGCTGGTGCGCCGGTACGACTGGCCGGCGATCGCGGAGGCGATCGTGGGGGTGTACGAGACGGTGGCGGGGGAGCCCGTACGGGAGGAGCCGGAGTGA
- a CDS encoding winged helix DNA-binding domain-containing protein yields the protein MNVTRAQVLAYRYARHGLGEGAPDDALLTLGVQDSPAGSAAQALAVRGLDEKGLVTVWSFRGAPHRHRSGDLRRLSAAAWPLSAADAASRLAGFGSTLRKAERSGLVAMREAAAAIADVVTGPGTSKSDLSSGVTKRVDELYSFWCRGCGATHVHDQLLRLTALHAGVRLDASAPVTFAPIARWPGVPAEAKGAEALVLAYLTLHGPATPGDAGGFLGTTAANVKPAWPADGLAEVRVDGRKAWLPEDSLDALRSAPKPEGVRLLPPSDPYLQMRDRELLVPDPAHRKALWPVLAWPGAVVSGGEVTGYWRAKQGAKGRLAVTVTAWGKAPRKGVESEAARVASLRGAEAVDVTFAE from the coding sequence GTGAACGTCACGCGCGCGCAGGTGCTCGCCTACCGGTACGCGCGGCACGGCCTCGGGGAGGGCGCGCCGGACGACGCGCTGCTGACGCTCGGCGTGCAGGACTCGCCGGCCGGGTCGGCGGCGCAGGCGCTCGCGGTGCGCGGCCTGGACGAGAAGGGGCTCGTCACCGTGTGGTCGTTCCGCGGCGCGCCGCACCGGCACCGGTCCGGCGACCTGCGGCGGCTGTCGGCGGCGGCGTGGCCGCTGTCCGCCGCGGACGCGGCGTCGCGGCTGGCCGGCTTCGGGTCGACGCTGCGCAAGGCGGAGCGGTCGGGGCTGGTCGCGATGCGGGAGGCCGCCGCGGCGATCGCCGACGTCGTGACCGGGCCCGGCACCTCGAAGTCCGACCTGTCCAGCGGCGTGACGAAGCGGGTGGACGAGCTGTACTCGTTCTGGTGCCGGGGCTGCGGCGCGACGCACGTGCACGACCAGCTCCTCCGGCTCACGGCGCTGCACGCCGGGGTGCGGCTGGACGCGTCGGCGCCGGTGACGTTCGCGCCGATCGCGAGGTGGCCGGGCGTGCCCGCCGAGGCGAAGGGGGCCGAGGCGCTGGTGCTCGCGTACCTGACGCTGCACGGCCCGGCGACGCCGGGCGACGCGGGCGGCTTCCTCGGCACGACGGCCGCGAACGTCAAGCCGGCCTGGCCGGCGGACGGCCTCGCCGAGGTGCGCGTGGACGGGCGGAAGGCGTGGCTGCCGGAGGACTCGCTGGACGCGCTGCGGTCCGCGCCGAAGCCGGAGGGCGTGCGGCTGCTGCCGCCGTCCGACCCGTACCTCCAGATGCGCGACCGCGAGCTGCTCGTGCCGGACCCGGCGCACCGGAAGGCGCTGTGGCCGGTGCTCGCCTGGCCCGGCGCGGTCGTCTCCGGCGGCGAGGTCACCGGCTACTGGCGGGCCAAGCAGGGCGCGAAGGGGCGGCTCGCGGTGACCGTGACCGCGTGGGGGAAGGCGCCGCGGAAGGGCGTCGAGAGCGAGGCCGCGCGCGTCGCGTCGTTGCGCGGTGCCGAGGCCGTGGACGTGACGTTCGCGGAGTAG